The following proteins come from a genomic window of Salvia hispanica cultivar TCC Black 2014 chromosome 4, UniMelb_Shisp_WGS_1.0, whole genome shotgun sequence:
- the LOC125218939 gene encoding protein ENHANCED DOWNY MILDEW 2-like isoform X3 — protein MASSDDEGDVVTTTVSDYEFTGGVDEEPISFAKLPVEWSEGNTGDGKQLQIYLRGKTDNGLRTIYVQVTAWKFNLLKGKPEISVLQAQGSWIKLLKPWKPYYEIIRTALVTVYALHFAKWNPQRSQKALWDNLKDTLSMFERTPCVDDLADHVPLITESIKWDTELENSKLLSAFLAEKPWEKKTSNENVRPSFIVDDTNWKEVQGDSEEADKSEDSEPEEGDKADENDDSDSNESDCFDSVCAICDNGGDLFICDGKCMRSFHATVKDGEDSQCLSLGLTKAELEAIKNVPFICDNCKYKKHQCFACGKLGSSDELSNPEVFCCVNGACGYFYHPHCVATLLHPGDDAATEELEKRIANGEPFACPIHKCHVCKELELRSTHEMQFAVCRRCPKAYHRKCLPSDIRSEDDSENEIVQRAWEGLIPKRLLIYCLAHDIDEDIMTPPRDHIVFPGSRQEKKKMLELESSQFKRLPKGKGLAFKDNSGNRISEKQQKGNGAKDTESEPLNPRSVATGHAENTKEVKPNGKTTDNTFTLDADAKRRVLTLMKAASSSVKLVDVKRRHKPPSQALYSRFSTDNVTMGKVEGSVQAVHAALKKLDEGNVRDAKAVCGEELLQQVLKWKEKLKIYLAPFLHGMRYTSFGRHFTKMDKLKEIADILRWYVQDGDMLVDFCCGSNDFSCLMKEKLDEMGRVCSFKNYDILQAKNDFNFERRDWMGVKKEELPDGSKLIMGLNPPFGVNAALANKFISKALEFNPKLLILIVPRETQRLDEKVPPYDLIWEDDQMLAGKSFYLPGSVDVNNKQIEDWNICAPVLYLWSSRAWTSKHKAIAESHSHHSGALKNCRLDTNHNELHTTNSGQVCHGKSSSARGEDKPADTPKSLGQSAEEIALCHGEVLDNETVSHSEGVPGDINSTLKDLEQKEKATISRSDGLSRNINSSSTNLDKKERKTISHKDDLPHSKGVGKSPAAVKNHSETSPNSVGGREDKKRSPNNMFPKDRSSGRLTVPHCLSPDVSTRVQPYPTENRETTSQVRSERGERHQVAPVPLEQGDRWQSRQVAGRDDHRQQQLSRGKFPTHQSYSQAKDSVEVSDLLKKYGAEELQHGMRVEQAYDAHRLPQGQAYIPHHPPQHDISGGQAYATHHLPQHGMSGGQIHDVHQPHQRGCDWRSSQGYASPAASVRSLGSPAPPYTSYSGDVRSIGSPAPPYTSYPGEMNVRRAEVHEWSQESAVPPYQGYSHQYGLAGASSSSYGEMRAPAAQRYAARLHEPHHARMDPRPPPSQGPLGFAQGPYYPHNTNSGWLRD, from the exons ATGGCATCTTCTGATGATGAAGGCGACGTGGTAACAACCACTGTGTCTGATTATGAATTTACCGGTGGCGTTGATGAGGAACCGATTTCATTTGCCAAGTTACCTGTGGAGTGGAGTGAAGGAAACACTGGTGATGGAAAGCAACTACAGATATACTTGCGCGGAAAAACAGATAATGGGCTTCGCACAATTTATGTCCAGGTTACCGCTTGGAAGTTTAATCTCTTAAAGGGGAAGCCTGAGATCTCAGTGTTGCAAGCGCAGGGTAGTTGGATCAAGCTTCTGAAGCCATGGAAACCTTATTACGAGATAATCAGAACGGCTCTGGTCACAGTATATGCTTTACACTTTGCTAAGTGGAATCCTCAGCGGTCACAAAAAGCTTTGTGGGATAATCTTAAAGATACTTTAAG CATGTTTGAGAGAACGCCCTGTGTGGATGATCTGGCAGATCATGTACCATTAATTACAGAATCCATTAAGTGGGATACAGAATTGGAAAATTCCAAG CTTTTGAGTGCATTCCTTGCGGAAAAACCTTGGGAGAAGAAAACTTCCAATGAG AATGTAAGgccttccttcatagttgatgATACCAATTGGAAGGAGGTTCAAGGGGACTCTGAAGAGGCTGATAAAAGTGAAGATAGTGAGCCTGAAGAGGGGGACAAGGCTGATGAAAATGATGATAGTGACTCCAATGAGAGTGACTGTTTTGATTCTGTGTGTGCAATCTGCGATAACGGCGGTGATTTATTCAT TTGTGACGGCAAGTGCATGAGGTCATTCCATGCAACTGTTAAAGATGGTGAGGATTCCCAATGTCTCTCTCTGGGGTTGACTAAGGCAGAACTAGAA GCGATAAAAAATGTTCCTTTTATTTGTGATAATTGCAAGTATAAAAAACACCAATGCTTTGCATGTGGAAAATTGGGATCTTCTGATGAATTATCCAATCCTGAG gtattttgttgtgttaatGGAGCTTGTGGGTACTTCTATCATCCTCATTGTGTAGCTACTCTTCTCCATCCCGGGGATGATGCTGCAACTGAAGAACTAGAGAAAAGAATTGCAAATGGGGAACCATTTGCATGTCCTATTCACAAATGCCATGTTTGTAAGGAATTAGAATTGAGGTCGACCCACGAAATGCAGTTTGCTGTGTGCCGTCGCTGTCCAAAGGCATATCATAGAAAATGCTTACCAAG TGATATTAGATCTGAAGATGATTCTGAGAATGAGATTGTTCAAAGAGCTTGGGAGGGTCTGATACCTAAGCGCCTATTGATTTACTGCTT AGCTCATGATATCGACGAAGATATTATGACACCTCCTAGAGACCATATAGTATTCCCTGGCTCTCGacaagagaaaaagaaaatgctcGAGTTGGAATCCAGTCAATTTAAGCGTCTACCAAAGGGAAAAGGTTTAGCTTTCAAAGACAATTCAGGGAATAGAATTTctgaaaaacaacaaaaagggAATGGGGCAAAAG ATACAGAATCTGAGCCTCTGAATCCACGCAGTGTGGCCACTGGACATGCCGAGAATACTAAGGAGGTCAAGCCAAATGGGAAAACAACAGATAATACTTTTACTCTGGATGCTGATGCTAAAAGAAG AGTATTGACTTTGATGAAAGCTGCATCATCTTCAGTAAAACTTGTAGATGTTAAAAGAAGGCATAAACCACCATCACAAGCCCTGTATTCAAGATTTTCTACAGATAATGTTACAATGGGGAAGGTGGAAGGCTCTGTTCAG GCTGTGCATGCTGCACTCAAGAAATTGGACGAAGGCAATGTCCGAGATGCTAAAGCAGTTTGTGGGGAGGAGCTTCTTCAGCAGGTGTTAAAATGGAAG GAAAAGCTGAAAATTTATCTTGCTCCATTCCTACATGGCATGCGCTATACATCCTTTGGTCGCCATTTCACCAAAATGGATAAACTGAAGGAG ATAGCTGATATACTCCGTTGGTATGTTCAAGATGGTGATATG CTAGTTGATTTTTGCTGTGGTTCAAATGACTTCAGCTGCCTTATGAAAGAGAAGCTTGATGAGATGGGGAGGGTATGCTCATTCAAAAACTATGACATCCTACAAGCTAAG aatgattttaattttgagcGAAGAGATTGGATGGGCGTTAAAAAAGAAGAGCTTCCAGATGGGTCGAAGTTG ATCATGGGGCTGAACCCACCATTTGGAGTGAATGCTGCACTTGCtaacaaatttattagtaAGGCTCTTGAATTCAACCCAAAACTATTAATTCTGATCGTTCCTCGAGAGACACAACG GTTAGATGAAAAAGTACCTCCATATGATCTGATTTGGGAAGATGATCAGATGCTTGCTGGCAAA TCATTTTATCTACCCGGGTCTGTTGATgtaaataacaaacaaattgaGGATTGGAACATTTGCGCACCAGTGCTTTATCTCTGGAGTAGTCGTGCCTGGACCAGCAAACACAAGGCTATTGCTGAAAGTCACAGCCACCATTCTGGTGCTTTGAAGAACTGTAGATTGGATACGAATCACAATGAGCTGCACACCACTAACTCAGGACAGGTATGTCATGGTAAATCTTCTTCTGCAAGAGGCGAAGATAAACCTGCAGATACACCTAAATCCTTGGGGCAGAGTGCTGAGGAGATTGCTCTATGCCATGGGGAAGTCTTGGACAACGAAACTGTAAGCCACTCGGAAGGTGTGCCTGGTGATATCAACAGCACACTTAAAGACCTGGAGCAGAAGGAGAAGGCAACTATAAGCCGCAGCGATGGTTTATCACGCAATATCAACAGCTCATCTACAAACCTGGATAAGAAGGAGAGGAAGACTATCAGCCACAAGGATGATTTGCCACACAGCAAGGGAGTGGGTAAAAGTCCCGCTGCAGTGAAGAATCATTCCGAGACAAGTCCCAATAGTGTTGGGGGGagagaagacaagaaaagaTCACCAAATAACATGTTTCCGAAGGACAGATCATCTGGCAGGCTTACAGTGCCTCACTGTCTGTCACCAGATGTGAGTACTCGTGTGCAACCTTATCCAACTGAGAATCGTGAAACTACATCACAGGTTCGTTCTGAAAGAGGTGAGCGTCATCAAGTTGCACCGGTTCCTCTTGAACAGGGTGACCGTTGGCAGAGTAGACAAGTAGCTGGAAGGGATGATCATCGTCAGCAGCAGTTGAGTCGGGGCAAGTTCCCAACACACCAGTCTTACTCTCAAGCAAAAGATAGTGTGGAAGTGAGTgatttgttgaagaaataCGGTGCTGAAGAACTTCAGCATGGTATGCGTGTTGAACAGGCTTACGACGCACATCGCCTTCCTCAAGGACAGGCATACATCCCACATCACCCTCCCCAACATGATATTAGTGGCGGACAGGCATACGCTACACATCACCTTCCTCAACATGGTATGAGTGGCGGACAGATACATGATGTGCATCAACCTCATCAACGTGGATGTGATTGGAGAAGCAGCCAGGGTTATGCTTCTCCTGCTGCATCTGTTCGATCCTTGGGCTCTCCTGCTCCTCCTTACACATCATACTCTGGGGATGTTCGATCCATAGGCTCTCCGGCTCCCCCTTATACATCTTACCCAGGAGAAATGAATGTCCGGAGAGCAGAGGTTCATGAGTGGAGTCAAGAAAGTGCAGTTCCTCCTTACCAGGGTTATTCGCATCAGTACGGACTAGCAGGTGCCTCCTCATCAAGTTATGGGGAGATGAGAGCACCCGCAGCGCAGCGATATGCAGCTCGGTTACATGAGCCCCATCATGCAAGGATGGACCCGAGACCTCCTCCGAGTCAAGGCCCTTTAGGTTTTGCTCAAGGTCCCTATTATCCTCACAACACTAACTCGGGCTGGCTTCGTGACTAA
- the LOC125218939 gene encoding protein ENHANCED DOWNY MILDEW 2-like isoform X4: protein MASSDDEGDVVTTTVSDYEFTGGVDEEPISFAKLPVEWSEGNTGDGKQLQIYLRGKTDNGLRTIYVQVTAWKFNLLKGKPEISVLQAQGSWIKLLKPWKPYYEIIRTALVTVYALHFAKWNPQRSQKALWDNLKDTLSMFERTPCVDDLADHVPLITESIKWDTELENSKLLSAFLAEKPWEKKTSNENVRPSFIVDDTNWKEVQGDSEEADKSEDSEPEEGDKADENDDSDSNESDCFDSVCAICDNGGDLFICDGKCMRSFHATVKDGEDSQCLSLGLTKAELEAIKNVPFICDNCKYKKHQCFACGKLGSSDELSNPEVFCCVNGACGYFYHPHCVATLLHPGDDAATEELEKRIANGEPFACPIHKCHVCKELELRSTHEMQFAVCRRCPKAYHRKCLPSDIRSEDDSENEIVQRAWEGLIPKRLLIYCLAHDIDEDIMTPPRDHIVFPGSRQEKKKMLELESSQFKRLPKGKDTESEPLNPRSVATGHAENTKEVKPNGKTTDNTFTLDADAKRRVLTLMKAASSSVKLVDVKRRHKPPSQALYSRFSTDNVTMGKVEGSVQAVHAALKKLDEGNVRDAKAVCGEELLQQVLKWKEKLKIYLAPFLHGMRYTSFGRHFTKMDKLKEIADILRWYVQDGDMLVDFCCGSNDFSCLMKEKLDEMGRVCSFKNYDILQAKNDFNFERRDWMGVKKEELPDGSKLIMGLNPPFGVNAALANKFISKALEFNPKLLILIVPRETQRLDEKVPPYDLIWEDDQMLAGKSFYLPGSVDVNNKQIEDWNICAPVLYLWSSRAWTSKHKAIAESHSHHSGALKNCRLDTNHNELHTTNSGQVCHGKSSSARGEDKPADTPKSLGQSAEEIALCHGEVLDNETVSHSEGVPGDINSTLKDLEQKEKATISRSDGLSRNINSSSTNLDKKERKTISHKDDLPHSKGVGKSPAAVKNHSETSPNSVGGREDKKRSPNNMFPKDRSSGRLTVPHCLSPDVSTRVQPYPTENRETTSQVRSERGERHQVAPVPLEQGDRWQSRQVAGRDDHRQQQLSRGKFPTHQSYSQAKDSVEVSDLLKKYGAEELQHGMRVEQAYDAHRLPQGQAYIPHHPPQHDISGGQAYATHHLPQHGMSGGQIHDVHQPHQRGCDWRSSQGYASPAASVRSLGSPAPPYTSYSGDVRSIGSPAPPYTSYPGEMNVRRAEVHEWSQESAVPPYQGYSHQYGLAGASSSSYGEMRAPAAQRYAARLHEPHHARMDPRPPPSQGPLGFAQGPYYPHNTNSGWLRD from the exons ATGGCATCTTCTGATGATGAAGGCGACGTGGTAACAACCACTGTGTCTGATTATGAATTTACCGGTGGCGTTGATGAGGAACCGATTTCATTTGCCAAGTTACCTGTGGAGTGGAGTGAAGGAAACACTGGTGATGGAAAGCAACTACAGATATACTTGCGCGGAAAAACAGATAATGGGCTTCGCACAATTTATGTCCAGGTTACCGCTTGGAAGTTTAATCTCTTAAAGGGGAAGCCTGAGATCTCAGTGTTGCAAGCGCAGGGTAGTTGGATCAAGCTTCTGAAGCCATGGAAACCTTATTACGAGATAATCAGAACGGCTCTGGTCACAGTATATGCTTTACACTTTGCTAAGTGGAATCCTCAGCGGTCACAAAAAGCTTTGTGGGATAATCTTAAAGATACTTTAAG CATGTTTGAGAGAACGCCCTGTGTGGATGATCTGGCAGATCATGTACCATTAATTACAGAATCCATTAAGTGGGATACAGAATTGGAAAATTCCAAG CTTTTGAGTGCATTCCTTGCGGAAAAACCTTGGGAGAAGAAAACTTCCAATGAG AATGTAAGgccttccttcatagttgatgATACCAATTGGAAGGAGGTTCAAGGGGACTCTGAAGAGGCTGATAAAAGTGAAGATAGTGAGCCTGAAGAGGGGGACAAGGCTGATGAAAATGATGATAGTGACTCCAATGAGAGTGACTGTTTTGATTCTGTGTGTGCAATCTGCGATAACGGCGGTGATTTATTCAT TTGTGACGGCAAGTGCATGAGGTCATTCCATGCAACTGTTAAAGATGGTGAGGATTCCCAATGTCTCTCTCTGGGGTTGACTAAGGCAGAACTAGAA GCGATAAAAAATGTTCCTTTTATTTGTGATAATTGCAAGTATAAAAAACACCAATGCTTTGCATGTGGAAAATTGGGATCTTCTGATGAATTATCCAATCCTGAG gtattttgttgtgttaatGGAGCTTGTGGGTACTTCTATCATCCTCATTGTGTAGCTACTCTTCTCCATCCCGGGGATGATGCTGCAACTGAAGAACTAGAGAAAAGAATTGCAAATGGGGAACCATTTGCATGTCCTATTCACAAATGCCATGTTTGTAAGGAATTAGAATTGAGGTCGACCCACGAAATGCAGTTTGCTGTGTGCCGTCGCTGTCCAAAGGCATATCATAGAAAATGCTTACCAAG TGATATTAGATCTGAAGATGATTCTGAGAATGAGATTGTTCAAAGAGCTTGGGAGGGTCTGATACCTAAGCGCCTATTGATTTACTGCTT AGCTCATGATATCGACGAAGATATTATGACACCTCCTAGAGACCATATAGTATTCCCTGGCTCTCGacaagagaaaaagaaaatgctcGAGTTGGAATCCAGTCAATTTAAGCGTCTACCAAAGGGAAAAG ATACAGAATCTGAGCCTCTGAATCCACGCAGTGTGGCCACTGGACATGCCGAGAATACTAAGGAGGTCAAGCCAAATGGGAAAACAACAGATAATACTTTTACTCTGGATGCTGATGCTAAAAGAAG AGTATTGACTTTGATGAAAGCTGCATCATCTTCAGTAAAACTTGTAGATGTTAAAAGAAGGCATAAACCACCATCACAAGCCCTGTATTCAAGATTTTCTACAGATAATGTTACAATGGGGAAGGTGGAAGGCTCTGTTCAG GCTGTGCATGCTGCACTCAAGAAATTGGACGAAGGCAATGTCCGAGATGCTAAAGCAGTTTGTGGGGAGGAGCTTCTTCAGCAGGTGTTAAAATGGAAG GAAAAGCTGAAAATTTATCTTGCTCCATTCCTACATGGCATGCGCTATACATCCTTTGGTCGCCATTTCACCAAAATGGATAAACTGAAGGAG ATAGCTGATATACTCCGTTGGTATGTTCAAGATGGTGATATG CTAGTTGATTTTTGCTGTGGTTCAAATGACTTCAGCTGCCTTATGAAAGAGAAGCTTGATGAGATGGGGAGGGTATGCTCATTCAAAAACTATGACATCCTACAAGCTAAG aatgattttaattttgagcGAAGAGATTGGATGGGCGTTAAAAAAGAAGAGCTTCCAGATGGGTCGAAGTTG ATCATGGGGCTGAACCCACCATTTGGAGTGAATGCTGCACTTGCtaacaaatttattagtaAGGCTCTTGAATTCAACCCAAAACTATTAATTCTGATCGTTCCTCGAGAGACACAACG GTTAGATGAAAAAGTACCTCCATATGATCTGATTTGGGAAGATGATCAGATGCTTGCTGGCAAA TCATTTTATCTACCCGGGTCTGTTGATgtaaataacaaacaaattgaGGATTGGAACATTTGCGCACCAGTGCTTTATCTCTGGAGTAGTCGTGCCTGGACCAGCAAACACAAGGCTATTGCTGAAAGTCACAGCCACCATTCTGGTGCTTTGAAGAACTGTAGATTGGATACGAATCACAATGAGCTGCACACCACTAACTCAGGACAGGTATGTCATGGTAAATCTTCTTCTGCAAGAGGCGAAGATAAACCTGCAGATACACCTAAATCCTTGGGGCAGAGTGCTGAGGAGATTGCTCTATGCCATGGGGAAGTCTTGGACAACGAAACTGTAAGCCACTCGGAAGGTGTGCCTGGTGATATCAACAGCACACTTAAAGACCTGGAGCAGAAGGAGAAGGCAACTATAAGCCGCAGCGATGGTTTATCACGCAATATCAACAGCTCATCTACAAACCTGGATAAGAAGGAGAGGAAGACTATCAGCCACAAGGATGATTTGCCACACAGCAAGGGAGTGGGTAAAAGTCCCGCTGCAGTGAAGAATCATTCCGAGACAAGTCCCAATAGTGTTGGGGGGagagaagacaagaaaagaTCACCAAATAACATGTTTCCGAAGGACAGATCATCTGGCAGGCTTACAGTGCCTCACTGTCTGTCACCAGATGTGAGTACTCGTGTGCAACCTTATCCAACTGAGAATCGTGAAACTACATCACAGGTTCGTTCTGAAAGAGGTGAGCGTCATCAAGTTGCACCGGTTCCTCTTGAACAGGGTGACCGTTGGCAGAGTAGACAAGTAGCTGGAAGGGATGATCATCGTCAGCAGCAGTTGAGTCGGGGCAAGTTCCCAACACACCAGTCTTACTCTCAAGCAAAAGATAGTGTGGAAGTGAGTgatttgttgaagaaataCGGTGCTGAAGAACTTCAGCATGGTATGCGTGTTGAACAGGCTTACGACGCACATCGCCTTCCTCAAGGACAGGCATACATCCCACATCACCCTCCCCAACATGATATTAGTGGCGGACAGGCATACGCTACACATCACCTTCCTCAACATGGTATGAGTGGCGGACAGATACATGATGTGCATCAACCTCATCAACGTGGATGTGATTGGAGAAGCAGCCAGGGTTATGCTTCTCCTGCTGCATCTGTTCGATCCTTGGGCTCTCCTGCTCCTCCTTACACATCATACTCTGGGGATGTTCGATCCATAGGCTCTCCGGCTCCCCCTTATACATCTTACCCAGGAGAAATGAATGTCCGGAGAGCAGAGGTTCATGAGTGGAGTCAAGAAAGTGCAGTTCCTCCTTACCAGGGTTATTCGCATCAGTACGGACTAGCAGGTGCCTCCTCATCAAGTTATGGGGAGATGAGAGCACCCGCAGCGCAGCGATATGCAGCTCGGTTACATGAGCCCCATCATGCAAGGATGGACCCGAGACCTCCTCCGAGTCAAGGCCCTTTAGGTTTTGCTCAAGGTCCCTATTATCCTCACAACACTAACTCGGGCTGGCTTCGTGACTAA